The DNA segment ATGTAAGGCGAATAAATGATTCAATGAGATGTAAATTTGGTTTCATGATCAGTTCCTCCACTTTAAAAAGTTATTTAATGCTTTTCACAATTAATGTGTGAAAAGATGTCACAAGTTTTTCCTATATAGACTTGATTTTGTGATAACATATAGACAAAAGAAAAATGAAATGGGTGATCTGCCAATGACGGAACGCATATATCGCTGGACGAAGAAACGCTTACGCCAGCACCTTGATGTCGTCAGGGGAGAAAAAGCGCCTTCAATTGTTCTCAAAAATGCTACGTATCTCAATCACGCCAGACGTAAATGGCTTAAAGCAAATATTTGGATTGCGGATGATCGAATTGTTTATGTTGGACAGGAGCTTCCCCCGGTAACAGATAAGGATACAGAAATAATTGAATGTAAGAACTCAGTCGTTGTACCTGGGTATATTGAGCACCATGCTCATCCGTTTCAATTATATAATCCCCATAGCTTTGCAAGATATGCTTCAGCTCGTGGGACAACAACACTGATCAATGATAATTTATATTTCTTTTCGAATGTTGAAAAAAAGAAAGCGCTTTCTTTGATTGAAAAGCTAGAGGAGATGCCTGCAAGTATGTACTGGTGGGCAAGATATGATCCTCAGACTGAGCTTCAGAGCGAGGCTCACTTTACGAATTCTCGCATGAAAGCATGGCTTGAGCATCATCTGGTTGTACAGGGTGGCGAGTTAACGTCATGGCCAAAAGTGCTAGAAGGTGATGATTCTACACTCCACTGGATGCAGGAGACCAGTCGCTTGCGTAAACCAATTGAAGGTCACCTGCCAGGAGCATCAGAACGGACATTATCTCAGATGGCCCTGCTTGGTGTCACATGTGATCATGAGGCGATAAACGGGGAAGAAGCTGTACGCCGTCTGGATATGGGGTATATGACTTCACTACGTCATTCTTCCATGCGTCCTGATTTGCCGAATCTGCTTCGTGAAATGCAAGAGCTTGGGGTTGACCATTTTGTACGTTGTATCATGACAACAGATGGATCTCCGCCTTCCTTTTATGAGGACGGAGTCATGGATAAATTAATTAAAATGGCACTTGATGCCGGGTTATCTGACTTTGATGCGTATGGGATGGCCACGTATTATGTAGCCAGATATTACAACTTGGATCATAAGCTAGGAATGATTGCACCTGGGCGCATCGCACATCTTAATTTCCTGTCTGACAAACATTCGCCAAAACCAATTGGTGTTTTAGCAAAAGGACAATGGATTGTTCGAGATGGAGTTGAATGTCAAGGAGAAGAGTCATTTGGCTGGAGCGATTATGGCATCAAACCACTTGATACGAGCTGGGACTTGGATGAGAGTGAATTGCACTTCTCTATGCCAATGGGAATCGAAATGGTAAATGCCGTTATCTTAAAGCCTTATCGCATTTCAGTTGAAGGAACAGTGAATGAGTTAAGTGATACTCATGATGAAAGCTTCTTTGTTCTGATCGACAAGAATGGTAAATGGATGATTAATACCATGATTAAAGGTTTCTCAAATAAAATCAAAGGGTTTGCTAGTTCCTTTTCGAACACAGGTGACTTCATTTTAATCGGCAAAAATGTGAAGGACATGGTTGCAGCTTTTCGTGCTGTTAAGGCACAAGGCGGCGGAATGGCACTTGTAGAGGACGGCGAAGTCATTGGAAATATCGTTCTTTCCTTAAATGGTGCAATGTCCGATAAGTCAATGGAAGGCATTATGGAAGAAGAGAAGAAATTTGTGTCTCAATTGCGTGATCGAGGCTATAAGCATGAAGATCCAATCTACAGTTTACAATTCTTTTCATCTACTCATTTGCCATATATTCGCGTTACACAAAGAGGAATCTATGATGTTACAAAGAAAAAGATACTCTTTCCTGCGATTATGCGCTAAAATGGTAAAGTATAAGTTCCTGGTCAAAAGATCAGGCATGCCGAAATTTTTGGAAAGGCGTGAAATGATTGCAAATCGATAAGTTACGCGGTAAGGAACTTGATCAACTGTTTAAAGCCGTTCTTTCACTAAAAGATTTAGAGGAATGCTATGAATTCTTTGATGATCTTTGCACAATTAATGAAATACAGTCACTGGCACAGCGTCTTGAGGTAGCTAGAATGCTTCAAAACGGATATACGTATCACAAAATTGAGACAGAGACTGGGGCAAGTACAGCAACAATCTCTAGGGTCAAACGTTGCTTAAATTACGGTAATGACAGTTACACGATGGCACTCGATCGTATCAAGGAAGAACAAACCGAGTCAACCGAATAAGTAAAAGCTATCTGACATGGTTCTGCCATGCTCAGGTAGCTTTTTTTTGAAAAAAGGTGTGCATCGATCGCTAAAATAGACTACAATAGTTCAAATATAAAAAAACGTGTTTGAAAGGGGCTTGCACGATGAACGCAGAATCACTCAAAACAACCATTGCGGCTTCTTCAAAGCAGAGCGTACCAGATCTTGTCATTACAAATGGTAAAGTGATTGATGTTTTTAATCTAACCATAATCGAAGCAGATGTAGCTGTAAGTGGAGGTCTCATTGTTGGTATTGGATCCTACCCAGACGCTAACCAGCGGATTGATGCAAAGGGAGCCTTTGTTTGTCCGGGCCTAATTGATGGTCACATCCATATTGAATCAGCCATGGTGCCTCCTGAGGAGTTCAGTAAAATTGTGGTGCCAAAGGGCGTCACAACTGTTATTGCCGATCCTCATGAAATTGCAAATGTCGGTGGGGCAGAAGCTGTTCGATATATGATTGATGCATCCAAGGACCTTCCATTGGATACTAAAATGATGATTCCTTCATGTGTACCTGCTGCACCATTTGAACATAATGGTGCAGATGTAACGGCAACAGATGTCAAAGCTTTATTTGAAGAAGGGCACGCATTTGGACTCGGGGAAGTCATGAATTACCCAGCTGTTTTATCTGGTGAAACGGATATGCTTGAAAAGATTTTAAGCGCGCATGCAGGCGGCCATGTGGTAGATGGCCATGCTGCCGGCTTAGACATTTACGCGTTAAATGCGTATCGTACAGCAGGTATTCGTAATGATCATGAGGCAGTAACCGCGGAGGAAGCGTTAGAGAGAGTTCGTCGTGGAATGTATGTGCTAATCCGTGAAGGAACGGCAGCAAAGGATCTCGAAGCCCTATTACCTGCGATCACACCGGCGAATGCAAGACGTTTTGCATTTGCGACAGATGACCGTCACTTAGATCATCTAATTAAAGAAGGTAGTATTGACGGAAGCATACGTAAGGCGATTAATCTTGGTATGTCAGAGCTTCAAGCTATTCAACTAGCTACACTTAATGCGGCAGAAGCATTTGGACTCCAGGAGAAAGGTGCGATTGCACCTGGCTATGAGGCAACGTTCCTCCTGGTGAATGACCTATCCACATTTACGGTCGATTCTGTTTTTGTAAAAGGTGAGCTGCATGCCACAAAAGGAGAGCCTGTGCAAAATGTTCGGGAATCGATTGACGCACCTGACCACTTACTGAAAAGCATGAACATGGCTCCTGTCACACTTCAAGATCTGTTGCTTCCAGCAAATCCAGATCAAGATGCGACCATTATTGAAAGTAGCCCTGGTTCGATCATTACAAAATCAATTAAAGAGTCGATTCAAGTGAGAGAAGGCTGCTTTCAACCTGATCCAGCTAAAAATCAACTAAAGCTAACGGTCGTTGAGCGCCATAAGCAGCGAGGCAATGTAGGACTCGGCATTGTAAAAGGAATTCCCATTAAAAATGGGGCCATTGTATCCACTGTCGCGCATGATTCTCATAACGTGATTGCATGTGGTACGGATGATGAAAGTATTCTTGCTGCGATTAACCACGTGAAAGAAATAGATGGTGGAATGGCAGTTGTGAAAGAAGGAAAAGTGGTGGCTAGCCTATCACTTGATCTTGCTGGACTGATGTCAACAAAACCCCATAAAATTGTCCAAAAGGAAATTCAAGCATTAGAACACGCTCTCCAGACAATCGGTTTTAACGAAGACTGGGATCCATTTTTAACCCTCGCTTTCTTGGCCTTACCAGTTATTCCAGCCTTAAAATTAACCGATACTGGTTTATTTGATGTCACGCAATTCAAGCACGTTTCAATCCAGTGATAACACTCAGAAGCTAGATACATTCAAATCAATAAAGAAAGCAGACGATTCGATATATGGATCGTCTGCTTTTTTATTTGACGAATGAGTCGAGACTTCTTCTTAAAACCTGTCATAAAACTGTCAAGATTTTTTGACAAAAACAGCGTAAAGGATTATTCTATATACGGTAGTCAGTAAGGCCTTGCCCATATTTTGTAGTGTTTTTTTATTTATGTTTGTGAGTACATTCACATTTGATAAATTGCAAGAGGCTCTACATAATCCTATACAAGCTAGGAGAAAATAGCTCAAGGCTATAAAGTAAAGGAGAATTGTACATGTCAGAAACGAGCGAACAACAACAAGTTTCACTAAGCAAGCAACAAGTAGAATTACTTGATCAGCTTTTGAAACCAGAGGTACAAGAATCACTCACAACGCTAGTTGATCAATTACCAAAATTGACTGAAATGATTACAGTAATGACGAAATCATACGATTTTGCTCATTCTGTTGCTACTGATGATGTGCTGAAAGCAGATACAGTTGGAGCAATTACAGAAATTCTTGAGCCAGTTAAAGAAACAGCGAAGGAAGTTGCTCAAACAGCAATTGAAGCAAAAGAGCGTGCAGAAGCAAGTAATGAAGTCATTGGAATTTTTGGCCTAATGAAGCTTCTAAAAGACCCTCAAGCTCAAAAGTTATTCCGCTTCACTCAAGCTTACCTTAATGTTATGAACGAGCGTGAGAACAAGAAGTAATTCAAGTGAACGGCTGATTAGTTGACTTAAAAACGGAGGAAAAAAGAATGTCAAAACATATTGTCATCCTAGGCGCAGGTTATGGCGGACTTTTAGCTGCTTTAACTGTTAGAAATTATTACAGTGAATCTCAAGCAAAAGTAACAGTGGTTAACCAAACTGGAACTCACCAAATTATTACGGAGCTTCACCGTTTAGCAGCTGGGAACATTGCTGAGGACGCTGTGGCTATGCCACTTGAAAAGCTATTTAAAGGGAAATCCATTGACCTTAAAATTGCAACAGTTAACTCGTTCTCTGTTGATAACAAAGAAGTAGTGTTATCAGACGGAAGCACGCTTAGCTACGATGCATTAGTGGTTGGTCTTGGAAGTAAAACAGCTTACTTCGGCATCCCTGGACTTGAAGAAAACAGCATGGTTCTTAAATCAGCAGCTGAAGCAAATCAAGTTCACAATCATATTCAAGATCGCATTCGCAAATATGCAAAAACAAAAAATGAAGCAGATGCTACAATTGTAATCGGTGGTGGTGGACTAACAGGTGTTGAGCTTGTTGGTGAGCTTGCTGATACATTACCTGCTTTCGCTAGATCACTTGGTGTAGATCCACAAGATATCAAATTAAAACTAGTAGAAGCTGGTCCGAAAATTCTTCCTGTACTACCAGATCATTTGATCGAGCGTGCGACGAAGAGTCTTGAAAAACGTGGCGTCGAGTTCTTAACAGGTCTTCCTGTTACAAACGTGGAAGGCAACATCATTGATCTAAAAGATGGTCAAAAAATTGTAGCTAACACATTTGTCTGGACAGGTGGCGTTCAAGGAAATCCTCTAGTTGGAGAATCTGGCCTTGAAGTAAACCGCGGTCGAGCGACTGTAACAGAAGGTCTTCAGTCTACTTCTCATGAAGATGTGTTTGTGGTTGGAGATAGTGCTGTATACTTCTCACCAGATGGTCGTCCATACCCGCCAACGGCTCAAATCGCATGGCAAATGGGTGAATTGGTTGGTTACAACTTATATGCGTACCTTGAAGGAAAGAAATGTGCGCCGTTTAGCCCAATCGACTCTGGAACACTTGCAAGCCTAGGCCGCAAAGATGCTGTTGCAACGATTGGTCAAAATTCTACGCCATTAAAGGGAATGCCTGCATCTCTTATGAAAGAAGCAAGTAATGTTCGTTACTTAACGCACATTAAAGGACTATTTAGCTTAGCATACTAATGATTAATCTGAAGGCTCAACTAAGAGCTTTCAGATTTTTTTTGTTTCCCTTATAATAGAGATATATGAATAAAAGGAGATGACTGATATGGCACGTTCAAAAGCTCAAAAACACCGCAAAAAGCTTGAACGAGAAGGAATGCGTAACCCAAGTAAGAACCGTAGTCCTTATGCGTTTGCTGACCTTGCAACAAGAAAAACCAAAACGAAAAAAGATTATCTATATACACGAACATCACTGAATCATTCGATCCGAACAGGAGACGATGATTCTTTTTTTATGAACAGTTTTAGAAAAAGCTTTATTAATCGTTTACTTGGGCGGAATCATACGGTATGATAATGATTATCAATGTTACTACAGATGAATGAGAACATACGTGTAAAAATCACAATTTGAATCGTGTAATTGTCAAGATAGGATGAACAGTATGGTGACTCTTGAAGAAGATCAAACAGTAGAACTAAAAAAGATAAAAAAGCGTCCGTTTGTGGCTACGTTTATTTTGGTGGTAGGACTTTTCATTTTATGCTTAGCAATAGGGACCTCCATCGCTTTGGGAGCTGCAGACATTGATCTTCAAACAGTCTGGCAAGCGTTGGTTCACTTTAATCCAGAGCTTACCCAGCATCAAATTATTCAAGAATTACGTATGCCTCGCGCACTGGGGGCCGCTTTAATTGGGGCGTTTCTCGCTGTATCTGGCGCGATTATGCAAGGAATGACCCGAAATCCATTAGCATCCCCTTCTATTATGGGGGTGACGGACGGCGCGGCATTTGCCATTGCCATCGCATTTGCTTTCTTTCCACATACATCATCCTTCCAGTTAATGCTTTGGTCATTTGCTGGGGCTGGACTCGGTGCCTCTCTTGTTTTTGGAGTTGGCTCAATGTCGCGAGGAGGATTAACACCCGTTAAGCTTGCTTTAGCTGGAGCCGCGGTTGGTGCATTTCTAAGTGCGATCTCTTCTACGATTGCCATCCGGTTTGATGTTGCGCAGGATATTAGCTTCTGGTTTGCAGGTGGTTTAGCAGGTACAAGATGGGTAAGCATTCAGATCATTGTGCCAGTTGCAATCATCGGATTAACCCTCGCATTTATCCTTGCCAGATCTGTGACTGTATTGAGCTTGGGGGACGAGGTAGCGAAGGGGTTAGGTCAACGTACTCGGTTAATCAAGATTCTCGGAACCCTTGTTGTGTTGCTTTTAACAGGTGCTGCGGTTTCTGTAGCAGGTTCTGTAGGGTTTGTTGGGCTCGTGATTCCGCATATTACTCGCTTTTTAGTCGGAGTCGATTATCGGTGGATTATTCCTTGCTCAGCAATACTCGGAGCGCTCTTGCTTGTACTAGCTGATATCGGTGCCAGGATGGTGAACCCACCTTTTGAAACACCGGTCGGGGCGATCACCGCTTTAGTTGGGGTTCCATTCTTCCTTTACCTTGCTAGAAGAGACGGGAGGGGATTGTAATGGACTCGTATAATCTAACAAAACAAAGCAAAAAACCCTTTATCATATTCGGCATTTTAATTCTCGCCATTATCGGGGTGTTTCTTTTAAGTTTAAATCTAGGATACATTCGTATCTCACCCTTCGATGTACTTAAAACCTTCTTAGGTATGGGAACAGACAAGGATGCACTGGTGCTTTTTCAATTTCGCTTACCGCGTATGGTTATTGCTCTCTTAATTGGTGCGGGACTTGCGGTATCAGGTGCCATCCTTCAAGGCGTGTCTCAAAATGGACTCGCGGATCCAGGGATTTTAGGCATTAACGCTGGAGCTGGATTTGCAGTTGTCTTATTTATTTTCTTTTTCCAAGGATCACTTACGGGTCTCGGAACCCTTTCCATTTTCATTATGCCTTTCTTTGCTTTACTTGGTGCCGTATTAGCTGCCTTTTTAATTTATGTTCTTGCATGGAAAAAAGGCGTGACGCCTGTCCGATTAATCTTAGTTGGAATTGGAATTAATGCAGGCTTTGCCGCTGCTCTGCTTGTATTTCAATTAAAAATGAACCCGCGTGATTTTATGCAGGCAACGATATGGTTGTCGGGTAGCATCTGGGGAACAAATTGGAAGTTTGTTTTAGCGACATTGCCTTGGATTCTAATCCTCATACCGTTTACACTTTATAAAGCTCGGTATTTAAATATTTTAAACTTAGGTGATCAGGTAGCAACAAACTTAGGTGCTCGTGTAGAAAAAGAGCGGAGAATTCTCTTGTTCTTATCCGTTGCGCTTGCAGGAGCATGTGTAGCTGTTGGAGGAGGAATTGCCTTTCTTGGACTTGTTGCACCTCATATTGCCCGCAAGCTAGTTGGTCCGAAGCATCAATACTTAATTCCTGCCTCAGCGCTTGTTGGCGCATTGCTGTTGCTAGTGGCAGATATGCTTGGGCGCAATGTCTTACAGCCATCTGAAATTCCTGTAGGCCTCGTGGTAGCAATGCTTGGCGCGCCTTACTTTTTATATTTATTAATGAAAACCCCATAACTTGAGGAGTGAGTAGAATGGTTAGACTTCAAACAGAAGCTTTGGATATTTCATATGGTGATCGCGATATTGTTAAGGGACTTGATTTAGAAATTCCCGAAGGACAAATAACCACAATCATAGGTCCAAATGGATGTGGGAAGTCTACGATTCTAAAAACGATGGCTCGAATCCATAATGCAAAAAAAGGGGCAGTCTATCTTGATGGGACTGCGATTCATAAAGAATCAACGAAGACGATTGCGAAGAAAATGGCTATTCTGCCTCAAACACCTGAAGCGCCAAGTGGCTTAACAGTAACGGAGCTTGTGTCTTACGGACGTTTCCCGCACCAAAAAGGTTTCGGTAAACTGACGAAAGAAGATCATGACTTGATCTATTGGGCACTTGAAGTAACGGGTATGCTCGAATTTCATGATCGTCCAATCGATGCGTTATCTGGAGGCCAGCGTCAACGTGTCTGGATTGCCATGGCACTTGCACAGGAAACGGATCTACTCCTGCTTGATGAACCAACTACGTATTTAGACTTGGCTCACCAGCTTGAGATTCTTCAACTTCTTGAACGCTTGAATAAGGAACAAGGACGCACAATTGTGATGGTCATTCATGACTTAAATCATGCAGCACGTTTTGCTCATCATATGGTTGCACTGAACGCTGGTACCATCGTCAAAGAAGGAATGCCTGAAATGGTGATGACAAGCGAAGTACTAGAGCGTGTATTCAATATCGATGCAGAAGTTGTTCGAGATCCAAGAACAAATAAGCCTGTTTGCCTCACATACGACCTGCTAAGTACAAAAGTGATCGGTTCTAAACAAACATACGCGTACGCTTAATACGAACATCGTAAAATCTTTACATGTACTTTATGTTCTATTAACACGGTCCCCCTATACTTAAGATAACCATAAGAAGAGGGGAGCCGTGTTCATGGAGACAGAAGAGAACATTGTGATTGGGTCTGGCTGGGCGTTATTAATTAGCTTACCTTGCTGGGCGGCCTTATTTGGAATCGTTAAAGGAATCTCACTTCTACTATAATCGTCACTCTTCCATTAATAGAATCTCAGAACACGCCCTAAGCGCCTATGCTAGGGTTTTTTTGAGATTTATCAGATTATTTATAAATCCTTTATAGCGTTTAAGTATCAAAGAATGTTAGAATAGTTCGAACGCTTAGAGAGAGGAATGTTGGTTATGCAAGGAGTAGAGAGAGTAGGACAAGTGATTAGTAAGTATTTTGCACTTATTGTTATTTTAGTTAGTATTATCGCGTTTATAGCGCCTGGTGGATTTACATGGATCGTTCCGTACATCACACTATTACTTGGTATCATTATGTTTGGTATGGGGTTAACGATGAAAGCAACTGATTTTGCCATCGTCGCTAAGAAGCCAATCCCGGTTATTATTGGGGTTATCGCACAGTTTGTATTTATGCCTGGGATCGCCTTTGCGCTCACTCAGCTGTTTGATTTTCCTTATGAATTAGCTGTTGGTATTATTTTAGTTGGAGCGTGTCCCGGTGGTACAGCATCAAATGTCATGGTGTTTTTATCTAAAGGAGACTTGCCACTATCAGTAGCAATGACATCCATTTCTACATTACTCGCTCCAATTATGACACCAGCCATTGTTTTGCTTTTAGCTAGCCAATACGTGGATGTAAATACAGGCTCCATGTTCTTATCGATTGTACAAGTGGTTATTATTCCAATTGTACTCGGAATCTTACTTCGGAGGTTCTTCCCTAAAGTCGTTACTAAAAGTGTTCCTGCACTACCGCTCGTGTCAATCTTGGCGATCCTTGCCATCGTGACAGCGGTTGTGTCTAACAATAAAGAAAACCTAGCGACAACGGCTTTTATTCTATTTTTAGCTGTGTTACTTCATAATACGTTAGGGTTACTACTAGGATATATAGCCGCATGGATGTTTAAGCTTGATGAAAGTAAGAAGCGTGCGGTGTCCATTGAAATTGGCATGCAAAACTCAGGGTTAGGTGCATCGCTTGCCACGCAATATTTTGAACCGATCACAGCCTTACCAAGTGCAATCTTTTCAGTAGTTCATAACATCACTGGGCCAATTATGGTATCGATTTGGTCTAAGAGACCAATTAAGGAGTAAGCTGACGCAGGTACATCAGATCCATGATGTACCTGCGTTTTTTGACGGTTTTAAGCAATTGCTTAGACGACAACCTTCTCATTCTTTGTTATAATGTACGTACAAAAGTCTCATTTTACGTAGTATGAAAAGGTCCGCAGTTGCGGCTTTTTTTGTGTAAATGTCCTCTCAGGAGTTGATGATATGGCTGAGTATCAGCATTGGAAACATGTATTTAAACTTGATCCAAATAAAGAACTGTCCGACGCGGCTTTAGAAGCAATATGCGAGTCAGGTACAGATGCAATTATAGTAGGTGGCACAGATGGAGTAACACTCGATAACACACTTCAGCTACTCGTACGTATTAGACGTTATGCAGTACCTTGTGTACTTGAAGTATCAAATGTAGATGCCATCACGCCGGGGTTTGATTATTTCTTTATTCCAACTGTCTTGAACAGTCAGAAGGTAGAATGGATTACCGGCCAGCATCATGCGGCCCTAAAAGAATACGGAGCCATTATGAATTGGGATGAAGTGATCCCGGAAGGCTATTGTGTATTAAATCCAGACGCAAAGGTTGCCCAATTAACTGATGCCGCGTGTGATCTTGATACCGAGGATGTACTCGCTTATGCAAGAATGGCAGAGAATCTGTACAAGCTTCCGATTTTTTATTTAGAATATAGTGGAACCTATGGAGATCCTAACATTGTGAAGCAGGTATCATCTGTTCTTGAAGAAACAAGATTGGTTTACGGTGGCGGCATTGAGTCAAGAGCCAAGGCAGAAGAGATGGCGGCTTATGCAGATACGATTGTAGTCGGCAATGTCATTTATACAAACCTACAAGAAGCGTTAAAAACGGTTCAAGCAGTAAAAGGAGACTTGCTTTCTTAGTAGAATTTAGTAAGATAAAAATAAGAACATTTGTTTGGTGGTGTGAGTATGCAAGGAAATATAATTGAAAAGATGTTATCAGGACTTAATCCTGAACAGCGTGAAGCCGTTACAACGACAGAAGGGCCGCTATTATTAATGGCGGGTGCGGGAAGTGGGAAAACACGTGTGTTAACCCACCGTATTGCGTATCTCCTTCGGGAAAAAGAAGTGGCCCCGTGGAGTGTTTTAGCCATAACGTTTACAAATAAGGCAGCCAGAGAAATGAAGGACAGGGTGGCTGGTCTTGTAGGACCGATTGCTGAAGATATTTGGATCTCTACGTTCCACTCCATGTGTGTGCGAATTCTGCGCCGAGATATTGATAGAATGGGATACAGTCGTAGCTTCTCTATCTTAGATTCAACGGATCAATTATCTGTAATTAAGCAAATCCTTAAGAAGCAGAACATTGATCCAAAGAAGTTTGATGCAAAAAGTATTTTAGCTACAATCAGTGGAGCGAAAAATGAACTGCAAAAGCCAACTGAATTTGCGGCAAAAGCAACGGGTCCGTTTCAGGAAGTGGCAGCAGACGTGTACACAGAGTACCAGAAGCGATTAAAACAAAACAATGCGCTGGATTTTGATGACTTAATTATGAAAACGATCGAGT comes from the Alkalihalobacillus sp. FSL W8-0930 genome and includes:
- a CDS encoding heptaprenylglyceryl phosphate synthase, which encodes MAEYQHWKHVFKLDPNKELSDAALEAICESGTDAIIVGGTDGVTLDNTLQLLVRIRRYAVPCVLEVSNVDAITPGFDYFFIPTVLNSQKVEWITGQHHAALKEYGAIMNWDEVIPEGYCVLNPDAKVAQLTDAACDLDTEDVLAYARMAENLYKLPIFYLEYSGTYGDPNIVKQVSSVLEETRLVYGGGIESRAKAEEMAAYADTIVVGNVIYTNLQEALKTVQAVKGDLLS